The segment TGGTTGAACCCGTTTCTATATCCCAGGCCAGCTCAGCTTGAATCTTAGGAAGCGCCCATTGGTCGGGATAGAGTGGGTCATTTGGAACAAGAAATCCTTTATATATACTATTTGGCTCGGCAAATTCGATATCCGGATTTTCCTTGTATTTTTTTACGAGTTCGCGCACCTGGTTGTTTGGAATTTTAAGACGGTATATGCCTAAAGTAGGAACTTTGTCTACAATTGTTGCCCCAAAATTTTTATTTATTGCATTTATTTTCTTTCTGCTTGTGACGGGCTTAAATTTAACCAAAATTTCATCGGAAACAAAACGTGTTGAAAAATTTTGCTCGTTCGACAAAGCGGTGGTTGAAGGTGAAGTAAAAAGTTTAATTGGCGCAATTGCCATCGTTTGGACAGGTATTGACAGCACCAAAGTTAAGATGACTAAGGGAATTAACATTTTTTTTAAAAAATTTGGCACAAATTTAAATTTCATAAATTATCCTTTGTGAGTTATCTTTTATAAAGATATCGACAGTTTTACTATGTTACTTGAGATAAAAATTTATCTCTTTACTCTTTAAATCCATAATAACACTTAAAGGGTTTTTAGTTACTTTTGAAAATATGAATTATTAAAATACGATAAATTTAATCAATGTTCTTTTTATGTTTTATAATAAGATTAATTTATTGACCTTTAAGGGAGAAAAAATGTTTTACGAGAAGATAATAAAGAGTTTAATCGCGCTTGTTTTTTCATTTTGCATGATTATTTTATTTACTCCCAATGCCCATGCTCTTTATACTAATAACCTCCTTAAAAATCCTGGTTTCGAAGATTTAGTTTCGGGAACTTCAAGGCCTTATCGATGGCAGTTCTTTAACCTTTATACCTATCGCGGGGATATCTCCGTTAATAATTACAAACGTTTTGAGAATAAATCTTTTCATATTTATGGTGAACAGGGAAGAAGGAAAGCTGTTTATCAGGTTATTAAAGTTTCCGGAAGGGTAGGGGACGTTATAGAGTTTTCCGGGTGGGCCAAAGCTTTAAGGGCCGATAATTTCGATGGTCATTTTGGGCTTGTTATAGGAATTCATTATACCGATAAGACATGGAAGTGGGTCTCTCATAGGTTTAATTACGAAACACATCCATTTGAGTTCGGTGAAATAGAAGCTATCGCCGGCAAGTCTTTTGACCACATCGTTGTGTACTGCACGTTTTATAATCAACCGGCAGGTAGTCACGCATGGTTTGACGGTCTCAGGGTGAACAAAAACCCCTATTTCCCGAGGCTCATGTTTCGGGTTAATGAAAACGATTTGAGTTCCTCTGAATTTAACGATTTAGGTTGTTCGGTTGTTTTGCAACCTCGTCTTGGAGCCCAACACGACGAGGCCATTCAGAATTACCTGAACGCTGTTCCCGAGGGTGTTTGTGTGATATTCTCGTTTTCGGCACGAGGGGCCGGTTGGGACGGCGATAAATACTATTATACATGGCTAAAAGATCCGAGTGGTTATTACTATTTTAATCGCGATAGAGCAAAGGAAATTCTAGAAGGGTATGCGAATCACCCGAAAATAGGAGCTTGGTATCTTTATGACGAGCTCACAACCGGACAGGTAACCATCTCCGAACTAAAAGAAGCGTATCAATATGTTAAAAGCTTTAGCTCCAAGCCGGTGGGGGTTTGTTTTTCTCAAGGCCAAGAATTTCTGAATTTTGATTGCGGTAACGGTTATTGTGACTTTCTCTTGCTTGATTTCTACCCGTTTCTGTCCAGCCGGAGCAGTTATCCCATAATTGAGGATGATAGAAGCGACCATTGCCAAATAGACAGGCAGTGGAGAAAAATGAGTTTTGGATTGACCTCCAATAAGCCCTGGTACGGAGTAGTTCAGACTTTTGGCAAGGACGGTTTGAGTTATCGAGAGCCCTCAGAAGAGGAAATTTTGACTCAAACAAGGGAGTATAAGTCCCTGGGAGCTGGGGGAATAGCATATTTTAGCTACAGCCATGATGATGATAACTCTGATCCGCTGAGACCGCCATATTATCACGTTTACGATAAACCCGAGTGGCAGGAAGCTGTAAGAGCGGCAAACCAGGAGTGGCTCCGGGATCGCTAAGAGATGTTTATTTATCATTAATGCCTTCAATTGCGTTGCTCTTTATATTAAATTTTTTTTTGGAGTATCTTTATGCTTATTTATACGTATATTTTAATTAAAGAGAATAGCTTGTTTTGCCAGTCAAGTATCACTTTAAGAGGTGGAAATATTGAAAGATAGAGAACTCTTGAAGCTGGTGGAACAAGCTAAAAATTACGATTCAAAAGCTTTTGGGTTGCTTTATGAGCAATTTGTTTCGAAAGTTCACAGCTATATTTATTATCGAACGGGCAACTTTTTTGAGGCGGAGGATTTAACCGCTCAAACTTTTTTGAAAGCTTTTAACGCTATAGGTAAATTTGATGGGCAAAAGGCATCTTTTCCAACTTGGCTCATTAGAATAGCCAACAATTTGACAATAGATTATTTTAGGTTGAAAGGCAGGCGCCCCGAGGTTTCTTTAGAATATGTTCGTGAAAATTGCGATGATTGTAATCTTGAGGAAACTGTTCTAATCAACGCCATGAGTGATAGAGCCAAGGAATTGATTTCGGGATTAACGGATGAACAACAGCAGGTGATGATTTTAAAGTTTAACCTGCATTTTACAAATAATGAAATAGCAAAAGCTTTAGGCAAAACAGAAGGTTCTGTAAAGTCACTACAGCATAGGGCTTTAATCAAAATAAGAAAGATTTTAGAGGAAGAAAATG is part of the Candidatus Oleimmundimicrobium sp. genome and harbors:
- a CDS encoding sigma-70 family RNA polymerase sigma factor, with the translated sequence MKDRELLKLVEQAKNYDSKAFGLLYEQFVSKVHSYIYYRTGNFFEAEDLTAQTFLKAFNAIGKFDGQKASFPTWLIRIANNLTIDYFRLKGRRPEVSLEYVRENCDDCNLEETVLINAMSDRAKELISGLTDEQQQVMILKFNLHFTNNEIAKALGKTEGSVKSLQHRALIKIRKILEEENGK